A window of Clostridium taeniosporum genomic DNA:
CTTTATTTTAAATGTATTACTAAAGTTATTACTAACTTCATTCTCATATTCTTCACATCTGCTAATTAATTCTCTAATACTAGGAACTCCTTCAAAAAATTCTTTGCTATATACATTTTCTAATCCATCAAATATATAGTTATAGTATTTAATTTTATTATTAATTTCTTTAGTAAACTTTTGTATCCAATATTCGATTTCATCATCTTTTTTATTTAAATAATTTTTGTTTTTATTATCACTATTATTTTTCTCATTTTCTATAAACTTTTCAATTTCCATAAAGATTTTATTTAGAAATTCTTTATATTCTCTAATGTTAATATTTGAATCAAATAAAGCTTTAATTGAAGGTTCATCTTTTCCAATTATATTATAGATATCTTTTAATGATATAAGCTCATTTAACCTTATAATTTCTTTATCTTTTAATTCCTCCATGGCTCTCTTTAATACCCATAAATTTCCCAAGAGATTTCCACTATCAACAGTTGAAACATATCTTGGCCATAGAGGTACTTTAGTTTTTGTATCATACCAATTTAAATAGTGCCCATGAACTATTTGTAAATCTTTCATGCTATTCAATATCATCTCTGTTTTATCAATTAGTTCCATCATTGTTATATATCCTAAATCATAAGCCACTACATTTGAAACAAGCCCCATACCTATATTAGTTGGTGATGTTCTATGAGCAATTCCTTTAAAAGGTTTTTCTTGATAATTATCTGGTGCTAAATAATTATTTTCTTCATTAACAAAATCTTCATAATAAGCATAAATTCTTCTTGATATTTCTCTTAAATAAACATTTTGTTCCTCTTGTAAAGTAAATTTATTTTTATAAATATTTCTACTTATAGAATAAGCTACATATGGACTAATAATCCAAAGTGCTGATACAACTGCACTATAAACAACAATTCCAATAGGATTATAAATAGATAAATATAATACTAACAATCCCATTATTGGCGAAATCCACATTCTTTTTAAATGAGATTTTAAACTATTCTTATTATACTTTTTTTCTACAGAATCAAAAGATTGCCATTCCAAAAGATTTTTTTTAGATATACATAGCCTAAACAATGTTCTTATAATTGCATCGATCATTAACAATGATTGATAAGGAATAAATGTAAATATTAATAATATCTGCTGAAAACTTTTAAAGGTTCCCATAAGCTTATTTTTAGGAGTAACAACAAAATCTGTAACTGTAAATATCAAAGAATTCATAAGAGCTAAAAAGCAAAGTAAAGCAATTTGACTTCTTCCATTTAAAATAGTTAAAGATAAAATTAATGCTAATAATAAATTTGGCGCTAAAAGGCTTCTTCTTAAGTTATCAAATATCTTCCACTTATTAAGAGAACTTATTTTTTTAGAAAACAGCCATCCTATAAGTTGCCAATCTCCTCTAACCCATCTATGTAGCCTTTTGCAACTACTCTCATAAGAAGCTGGATATCCATCTATAAATTCTATTTGACTAACTAAAGCGCATCTTGCAACAGCTCCCTCTAAAAGATCATGGCTTAAAACACTATTGTCTTTTATTGAATCATGCAATATATTATAAAATTCATCTATATTGATTATTCCCTTACCTGTAAAAGATCCTTGACCAAATAAATCTTGATATGTGTCAGAATAAGCTATTGAATATCCATCTACACCTCCTTCTCCACCAAAAATATTTGAGAAATATGTTTGATTCTTAGCTTCCAAACTTATACTAACCTTTGGTTGCATAACACCATATCCTCTAAAAACATTATTATCTTTAACATAAGGTATATTAAGTACATGATTCATAGCACCTATAAGTTTAAAGCTACTTTCTCTTGGCATAAATGTATCTTCATCTAAAGTGATTAAATACTTGACATTCTTAAGTACTTTTATGTCAGAACTTAAAACATCATAAGTATGATCTGTTTTTCCTTTAATAAGAGCCATGAATTCCATAAGTTTTCCACGTTTTCTTTCTTTACCCATGAAAACATTTTGCTTTTTATTATAAATTCTTTTTCTACTGAAAAAGAAAAATCTTGCGTCATTATTGATACTTTTGTTATTACTTTTAGAATATTTATTATTTAACTTTCTAGCACATTCAAGTCCACATCTAATTATTTCCTTATCTTTCTCTTCAACTTCAGAATCTGAGTCCTCAAAATCACTGAGCAATGCAAAATAAACATTTTTGTCTTTATTTCCACAATAAGCAATCTCTAATTTATTCATAAGAGATTTAACTTTTTCTTTACAATTTACAATTGTGGGAATAACTACTATAGTCTTACAATCCTCTGGAATTCCTTCACTAAAATCCATTTTAGGTACTAATCTAATCTGTACAGTTTTACTTACAATCCAATTAATAAACCCAATTATAATTTCATTTATAGGAATCAAAATTAATAAAAATGAAATTATATACTCAGTCTTAGTATATTTTGCATCACCTAAACTACAAATAAATAAAAAAAGCAAACTTATAATAACTGTTCCTAAAGTATTTATAGCTAAATATGTCTTTTCTGATATTGCATTATTTATTTTTCCATTATATCCTTCTAATTCACTAACGCCACTATCAATTAAATAATATCCAACATGACACTTATAAGGTTCTTTATTATCTTTTTTATTTTTTAAAGCAAGTTTTAATACATTTTTTGCTATACTAATTTCATCTCTATTAGTTATCCTGGCTATATTTTCAAGCTTATGCCTATAATAATCTTTAGATTCAAAATCCATATTTGCATAAACGTTCTCTGGATCTTCACTCAAAATTCTATCTACTAATGATGTATTTTGAAAAAAATTTCTCCAACTTATATTTTCAATTTTCCTAATTGAAGTTATATAATCACCAATATTTTTCTCTAAAAATTCCTCATTTAAATTACTTTTAATAATATAATTATCAATATCTTCATCTATTCCAACTTTAAGTTTTATAAAATTATAAATTTTTTCATTTTCTATGGAATTATTCCTTAAAACTTTTAAAAATTCTCTTGCAAATAAAGGACTAAATTTCTTATATTTGTTATTAATATTCTCAAGTTCTTCATTAAGTTTGTTACTATTTACGGCATCTACAATTTTATCCCCCACAAATTTTCCTTGCAAAATCTCCTTCTGAATATTAACAAGTTCATTAGTATATTTTGATAAATTTATTATTATAGCAATCTTAAGCATAAGTGGAAAAGCCCAAAGCTCACCCATAGTAAAGAAACTATCTTTGTTAAAATTGTTATTATCTATTTTGCTAAAAAATTCTTCACTTAACTTATTATTTTCTAAATTCATATCTAAATTATCTTTTTGAATTTTATTAATATATTTGATAAGACTTTCATCAACAATCTCTTCCCCCATATTTATATAATTCTTTGCCATTATAAAAATACGTGGAAGATCATTTTCAAATTCATTATAATTTTCCCTTTCAATATCTCCTTTTTCATAAAAGTTTTTGTGTTCAAATGAATTATTAATTTCATGTCTACTTTTATTATCTATAAACTTTTCCATAGAAGGTAATGACTTAAAATAATCCATAGGCATTTCTTTTTTAATTGCCTTATATTCTTTTTCAATTAAATATATATTATCAAGAAGCCACTCAGCCGCTCCAATAACTTTAGTTTTCTCTTTTGATAGTTTTCTAAAGTACTTAAAATTTTCATGAATACAAGAAAATCCTTGATTAAGCTCTTTTAGAAGATTTCTTCTTAATCCATAAGAATTATTTTTCTTCAAGTAAAAAAACTCCCTTCTTAATTAAATATCCTTAATCATAATCATCCAATGAAGTTATTTTTACCATAATTACAAAAAAAATTCTTAAAATTTAAAATAATAGTATATTAATCTTGTACAAAAATTTTATATTAATAATAGTTGTGATATTATTAATATTATATTAATACATAAAAAGGATGGTAAAATTAATGAACTATATAATATATGATTTAGAATTTAATCATGAATATTCAAAAAATGATAAAACTTCAAATATTACCTTTGAAGTAATACAAATCGGAGCAGTAAAACTTAACAGTAAATTAGAAATAGTTTCAACTTTTAATAGATTAATTAAACCTACTGTTCATACAAAGATTCATCCTTTTATAAAAGATTTAACTCAAATAACAACTGAAATGGTGAATTTAGAAAAACCTTTTCCTGATGTATATAATGATTTTGTTAATTTTATTGGTAACAAAGATTTCACTGTATGCATTTGGGGAGTTTCTGATATAAAAGAATTAGTTAAAAATATAAAGTTCCATAACCTAAAAGAAGTAGACAATTTGAAAAAATATATAGATATTCAAAGTCTTGTTTCAAAATACATAAAACCGCCAAAAGGAACAAAGGTAGGATTAAAAACTGCTATTGAATTTTTTAATATACCTATTGAAAAAGAATTTCATAATGCTTTTAACGATGCTTATTATACAGCTCAAATATTTAAAAAACTTTATACTCCTAATATAAAAAGTAGTACTTATAATTCTACATATTCAAAAAGAAATTCAAAGCCTAAACAAAAAGTTGATACAAAAAAATTGTTATATCAATTTGAAAAAATGTATAATAGAAGCCTGTCAAAAGAAGAGAAAGAAATGATAAAGCTTGCATACACTATGGGTAAAACTAATCAATTTTTAATATAAATTACCACTAATATATCTCTTGTATAACAAATTAAAATATGTTATTATAATTTTACAACAAAGAACGACTATTTTACTCAATAGTGTTGGTTGTATTTTCTAAAATATTCGTTAAGCTCTTATTTTGAACCTACATTTAAATTTAGGGAGTTCAATATTTAGATGGGGAAATGTACTTTCATGTAAATACTTTTAAAGTATTGAAAGAAATTGAAACATCTGTGAGGACACCCACCTATCGAGAGATAGGCATCAAAATTAGAGTACCGGTATTTGGGATATTATAATTAGTTATTTCAAGCCAATGTTTAATGTTATTAAACATTGGCTTTTAAACTTTATTTTAAAAAATTATACAAAACTTTTTTGAATTTCAAAAGCATACTATAAAATTTACTCTCCAGTGTACTTATGTTTAGTTTAATTATTCAATTATGCTTCCATATACTTTATATAAGACATTAATTCTTATTAATTAAATTTTTTATATAATCAAATAATCTCTTTATAATATTTGTGGAATGCTTAGATGCTTCTTTATACTCAACAGGTAAAGCTTGATTTTCTATCTTAACAAGTTTATTTTTTTCATTCAAATTTGGGAAAATTTCTAATTGATTATTTTCATCTCCATATCCTATTTTATTTTCTTTTAATTGTATATCTTCAATAACTTCTTTTTCTTCTATATAAAAGTTTTTATTATAATTTTCATGATTTATTTCTTTATCATCTTTAATTATTTCTATATCTTCTTTCTTTATATGTTCTTGTGAAAAATTATTAAAATCTAAAAGGCTTTCTTTTTTAGCTAAATCATCTAATTCTTTATATAAATCTTCATTTTCTTCTTTTACAAATTCAGTATAGTAAATATTATCTCCTTTAAATTTTTCACCTGATATTCCATTTTTTCCTATAGTTTCACCACAGCCACCTTTACCTCCTTCTCCTCCAGTAAAAAATATATTTCCTATAGCAGCTTCTATTTTAAAATTATTAGAATTTATAAAATTACCACCATTACCTCCATCATTACCTAATATACTTTCATTTTCAAAATAAACACCTGAATTACCCCCATCTCCGCCTTCAGCTTGTACATAGTTATCAATTCTTATTTTTGCATGCCTTACATTTTCATCTAATTCACTTTTTGAAATAGAAATGCAATCTCCTCCATTTCCAGCCTTAGATATAACTTTTTCAGTCTTTGAATCAACACTTCCACCTTTTCCACCTTTTAAGATAGCTGGACTGGTAATATTAATTAATCCACTTTTTATCTTAATAGCATCTCCCCCATCAGCACAATTTCCACAAGCATAATTTCCTATGCTTTTACCAGCATCTCCCCCTATAAGTTCTAAATTACCAAAGCCCACCTTTTCAAAACTACTATTATCTTCTATATTTATAGCTGAACCTCCACATCCACTACATTTATTTAAAGTTATACTAGAAATACTTTGTCCATTTCCACCTATTGCCTTTAAATTTACATTCTCTAATATTTTAATTGTTGATGTATCTGTAATATTTTTATTTAAAAATCCTATAGAATAACATCCACATCTCCCTCTATGTTCTAAATTTTCGTAATATTTGCATCCAGCTCCACCCTTTACCTCAACATTTCCACATCCTGAAAATATAAGGTGACCACTTCCTGCTGTCCATTCATTGTTACCTATTGCAGGCATTTCTGTTCCACCATATATATTTAATAAGCTATTTTCTTCTCCTTTTATTTCAACAGTTTGATTATTACTTATACAAATAGTAATATTATCTTCACTAATTATAGTATTAGTTCCAGAATATAATAACTTACTCTTATAATTACACTTATTACCACCTCTAAAATCAAATGTAATTTGATTAACAGAATTTAAATATAAATTATCTATTCTAATTAACAAATCCCTATTTCTTTCCTTAATAAGTATTCCAGCATTACATTCATTTCCTTCACTTGTAAATGTAATTTCATTTATATCTGAAGTTATCATTATTATTCTATTCTTATAGTTAATTAAATTGATTATATCTTTGTCTTTAATACTATTTTCCTCATCTTTTTTCATATAAAACTCCTCTTAAATTAATAACTATTACTTCATAATATGAAATAATAACTTATTTATATTCATAAAATATCTAGATAGTTGTATATGAATATATTATGAATATAAAAAATAAGGAGATCAATATGATTAAAATAAGAAAACAGATAAAAATTAACCCCATAGAATCGTCATATATTAATGAAGATATTCCTATAGAATTTAATATTCCTCTTTATGAAAATTGCCCAAAAGAATCCTATTTTAGAATTAAAGAAGATAGTAATTCAAATTATAATACCAAAATAAAAGCTAATGATATAATACTTGTAAATTTAGTATTAAAAAATGAAAGTAACAACACTATTTATCCTCTAAGATTAAAGTTTTTAAATGATGATAATTTTAAGTTTATTCCCGGTTCTTTAATAAACTCTAATACAAAAGAAGTTTACTCCTGTGATAATCTTAATGATAATTCTGTTTGTCTATGTAAGTTAAAGCCTAATGAAACATTAGATGTTATATTTTACATTAAAGCAACTCTTAGAAATTTAGCTAGTTCATATATCAATAATTGGGTGAAACTTTTATCTCCAATATCATCTAATGAACCTTTTATTGAGGAAAATGATACGCCTTTGATTATTACCATTGAACAAGCTATATTACAAATAAATACTGATGCTACTTGTGGCAAAATAGAAATAGAAAATATTGGTTCTGAGCCAGTAGACAATTTAATTTACAAATATTCAACACCTTTAGGATTTATTTCTAATATATCTTCTATTACTGCTAAATTAAATGATAAACCTTTTAAAGTACAT
This region includes:
- a CDS encoding 3'-5' exonuclease; translation: MNYIIYDLEFNHEYSKNDKTSNITFEVIQIGAVKLNSKLEIVSTFNRLIKPTVHTKIHPFIKDLTQITTEMVNLEKPFPDVYNDFVNFIGNKDFTVCIWGVSDIKELVKNIKFHNLKEVDNLKKYIDIQSLVSKYIKPPKGTKVGLKTAIEFFNIPIEKEFHNAFNDAYYTAQIFKKLYTPNIKSSTYNSTYSKRNSKPKQKVDTKKLLYQFEKMYNRSLSKEEKEMIKLAYTMGKTNQFLI